In Lactobacillus sp. PV012, one genomic interval encodes:
- a CDS encoding restriction endonuclease subunit S: MNKVEKLKADVQGLREKILDLAMRGKLVKQDVNDEPASVLLEKIRIEKEQLIKEKKIKKAKPLPEITDEEKPFDIPDSWEWVRLGEIGEIISGGTPKTKEKSYWENGNIPWITPAVMSEVKDEKIFRSKNIKYINEEGLAHSSAKLIPANSLVVSSRAPIGYINLVPFEYTTNQGCKSVTIFGNTSPSYLYNALKFRVPDMEKRASGTTFKEISGTKFGQTIIPLPPLNEQKRIAAKIEELFALLNTIEQAQKKYEDLQGELKEKILSLGIQGKLVDQDKNDESASILVEQINAKKEQLIKEKKIKKTKPLPEITDEEKPFDIPDSWEWVRLGDVSDIQMGQAPKGTNVNEKGIGYEFHQGKTEFTDEIIGKSSKYTTDDKKLINSDYILMAVRAPVGDVNLTDRSMVIGRGLAGINGLINNKKYIFYYLASAKTYFETNSTGSTFKAVNGNVVKNTPVPLPPLNEQKRIATKIEELFSTIDN; encoded by the coding sequence GTGAATAAGGTAGAAAAATTAAAAGCTGATGTGCAGGGATTGCGGGAAAAAATCCTTGATTTAGCAATGCGAGGGAAACTGGTTAAACAAGATGTAAATGATGAACCTGCAAGTGTTTTGCTTGAGAAGATTAGAATAGAAAAAGAACAATTAATCAAAGAAAAAAAGATCAAGAAAGCTAAACCACTTCCTGAAATTACAGATGAGGAAAAGCCTTTTGATATTCCTGATAGTTGGGAATGGGTGAGATTGGGGGAAATAGGAGAAATTATATCCGGTGGTACTCCAAAGACGAAGGAAAAATCTTATTGGGAAAATGGAAATATTCCTTGGATCACTCCAGCAGTAATGTCAGAAGTAAAAGATGAAAAAATATTTAGAAGTAAAAATATAAAATATATAAATGAAGAAGGGTTGGCGCACTCGTCGGCAAAATTAATTCCAGCTAATTCTTTAGTTGTATCTAGTCGTGCACCAATAGGTTATATTAATTTAGTTCCTTTTGAATATACGACTAATCAGGGGTGTAAATCAGTAACAATATTTGGCAACACATCGCCTTCGTATTTATATAATGCTTTAAAGTTTAGAGTACCTGATATGGAAAAAAGAGCATCTGGGACTACTTTCAAGGAAATATCAGGAACAAAGTTTGGCCAAACTATTATCCCGCTCCCACCACTTAACGAACAAAAACGAATTGCTGCCAAAATTGAAGAACTTTTTGCTTTACTTAATACTATTGAACAAGCTCAAAAGAAGTATGAAGATTTACAAGGAGAGTTAAAAGAAAAGATTCTTAGTTTAGGGATACAAGGGAAGCTTGTTGACCAAGATAAAAATGATGAATCCGCAAGTATTTTAGTTGAGCAGATTAATGCTAAAAAAGAACAACTAATCAAAGAAAAGAAAATCAAGAAAACTAAGCCGCTTCCTGAAATTACAGATGAGGAAAAGCCTTTTGATATTCCTGATAGTTGGGAATGGGTGAGATTGGGGGATGTATCTGATATTCAAATGGGACAAGCTCCTAAAGGTACTAATGTAAATGAAAAAGGAATAGGTTATGAATTTCATCAGGGAAAGACTGAATTTACCGATGAAATAATTGGGAAGTCTTCTAAGTATACAACCGATGATAAAAAATTAATAAATTCAGATTATATTCTTATGGCTGTCCGGGCTCCAGTTGGGGATGTAAATTTGACTGATCGGTCAATGGTAATTGGACGTGGTTTAGCTGGAATCAACGGATTGATCAATAATAAAAAATATATTTTTTATTATTTGGCATCTGCTAAAACATATTTTGAGACTAATTCTACAGGAAGTACATTTAAAGCTGTAAATGGAAATGTAGTTAAAAATACTCCTGTTCCTCTCCCACCACTCAACGAACAAAAAAGAATTGCTACTAAGATAGAAGAACTTTTTAGCACAATAGATAATTAA
- the lepA gene encoding translation elongation factor 4: MDIEKLKDYQKHIRNFSIVAHIDHGKSTIADRILELTDTVSKRELKEQLLDDMPLERQRGITIKLNSVQVKYHAKNGEDYIFHLIDTPGHVDFSYEVSRSLAACEGALLVVDATQGVQAQTLANTYLAIDDDLEILPVINKIDLPSADPEMCKSEIEEMIGLDAEDAVEVSGKTGQGIPELLERIVQDIPAPEGDIEAPLKALIFDSKYDDYRGVVLAVRIEEGTVKPGDKIRIMNTGKDFEVTEVGVSSPNPVKKDMLIAGDVGYITANIKSVRETRVGDTITSAENPTPEPLPGYRQIPPMVYSGMYPVDNQKYDDLKEALQKLQLNDAALEFEPETSQALGFGFRCGFLGLLHMDVVQERLEQEFGIDLIMTAPSVDYHAIMNDGSTKLIDNPADLPEAGEYKEVQEPYVKAEIMVPNDFVGPVMELCQRKRGEFITMDYMDKYRVNVKYNMPLAEIIFDFFDDLKSSTKGYASLDYEITGYRATNLVKIDMLLNKEPIDALSFIAHRDEAQARARQMTTLLKKLIPRQNFEVDIQGAIGAKIISRATIKPYRKDVTWKIHTGDPDRRAKLLEKQRRGKKRMKAVGKVEVPQDAFMAVLKMNDDDIKGK, encoded by the coding sequence ATGGATATTGAAAAATTAAAAGACTACCAAAAGCATATCAGAAACTTTTCAATTGTAGCTCATATTGATCATGGTAAATCTACAATTGCTGATAGAATTTTGGAATTAACTGATACTGTTTCAAAAAGAGAGTTAAAAGAGCAATTACTTGATGATATGCCATTAGAGCGTCAACGTGGAATTACGATTAAGTTAAACTCTGTCCAAGTTAAGTATCATGCCAAAAATGGTGAAGATTATATTTTCCACTTAATTGATACGCCAGGACACGTGGACTTTTCTTATGAAGTATCTCGTTCACTTGCTGCTTGTGAAGGTGCGCTTTTAGTAGTTGATGCAACTCAAGGTGTGCAAGCTCAAACTTTAGCAAATACTTATTTAGCTATTGATGATGATTTAGAAATTCTTCCAGTCATTAACAAAATCGACTTACCATCTGCTGATCCAGAAATGTGTAAGAGCGAAATTGAAGAAATGATTGGTCTTGATGCTGAAGACGCTGTCGAAGTATCTGGAAAGACTGGCCAAGGAATTCCTGAATTACTTGAAAGAATTGTCCAAGATATTCCGGCGCCAGAAGGAGATATTGAAGCTCCCCTTAAAGCTTTAATTTTTGATTCAAAATATGATGATTATCGTGGGGTAGTTTTAGCCGTAAGAATTGAAGAAGGGACTGTTAAACCTGGCGATAAGATTAGAATTATGAACACTGGAAAAGACTTTGAAGTTACTGAAGTTGGTGTTTCTAGTCCTAATCCGGTTAAGAAAGATATGTTAATTGCTGGGGATGTAGGTTACATTACTGCCAACATTAAGTCTGTTCGTGAAACTCGTGTTGGGGATACCATTACAAGTGCTGAAAATCCAACTCCTGAACCTTTACCAGGCTATCGTCAAATTCCACCAATGGTTTATTCAGGAATGTATCCAGTTGATAACCAAAAATATGATGATTTAAAAGAAGCATTACAAAAATTACAATTAAATGATGCAGCTTTGGAATTTGAGCCAGAAACCTCTCAAGCACTTGGTTTTGGTTTCCGGTGTGGTTTCTTAGGTTTACTACATATGGATGTGGTCCAAGAAAGACTGGAACAAGAATTTGGCATTGATTTAATTATGACGGCGCCAAGTGTTGATTATCATGCAATTATGAATGATGGATCAACTAAGTTAATTGATAACCCAGCAGATCTTCCAGAAGCAGGAGAGTACAAAGAAGTTCAAGAACCTTATGTGAAAGCGGAAATCATGGTTCCTAATGATTTTGTAGGACCAGTTATGGAATTGTGTCAACGTAAGCGCGGAGAATTTATCACAATGGATTATATGGATAAATACCGTGTAAATGTTAAATACAATATGCCATTAGCTGAAATTATTTTTGATTTCTTTGATGATTTAAAATCTTCAACTAAAGGTTATGCATCCCTTGATTATGAAATTACAGGTTATCGTGCAACTAACTTGGTAAAAATTGATATGTTACTTAACAAAGAACCGATTGATGCTTTAAGTTTTATTGCCCATCGTGATGAGGCTCAAGCACGTGCTCGTCAAATGACTACATTACTTAAGAAACTAATTCCACGTCAAAACTTTGAAGTTGATATTCAAGGTGCAATTGGAGCAAAAATTATTTCACGTGCGACAATTAAACCTTATCGTAAAGATGTTACTTGGAAGATTCACACAGGAGATCCTGATAGACGTGCAAAACTCCTTGAGAAGCAACGTCGTGGTAAAAAGCGAATGAAAGCCGTTGGTAAGGTAGAAGTACCACAAGATGCATTTATGGCAGTTCTTAAGATGAATGATGATGACATCAAGGGTAAGTAA
- a CDS encoding class A sortase — MKKDSSKKSKTSKSTIWLRVIAIILLVVGVALIFSPKIRDAMVKQNQTTALKSISRSSVEKNEKKKGMFDYSKVKDIDFGKVTKSRVKNTSNAIGAIAIPAVKMYLPILKGLSDDSLSTGGGTMRANQVMGKGNYPLAGHYMTANGVLFSPLENTKKGEDVYLTNLKKVYVYRIYWKKKVDPTSVWLVNNTKKSIVTLITCADGGVNRWAVRGKLIKTENATKEKLQTFKLK; from the coding sequence ATGAAAAAAGATTCTTCAAAGAAAAGTAAAACTAGTAAATCAACAATATGGCTAAGAGTAATAGCGATAATTTTGTTGGTGGTAGGTGTAGCTTTAATTTTTAGCCCTAAAATCCGCGATGCAATGGTTAAGCAAAATCAAACTACAGCCTTGAAGAGCATCAGTCGTTCCTCAGTAGAAAAAAATGAAAAGAAAAAAGGAATGTTTGATTACTCGAAAGTAAAAGATATTGATTTTGGCAAAGTAACAAAAAGTAGGGTAAAGAATACTTCAAATGCAATTGGAGCAATTGCAATTCCAGCAGTAAAAATGTATCTGCCTATTCTTAAAGGTCTAAGTGATGATTCCTTATCGACAGGTGGGGGAACAATGCGTGCTAATCAAGTTATGGGGAAGGGAAACTATCCATTAGCAGGTCACTATATGACAGCAAATGGTGTCTTATTTTCTCCACTGGAAAATACTAAAAAGGGTGAAGATGTTTACCTAACTAATCTAAAGAAAGTATATGTCTACCGAATTTATTGGAAGAAAAAAGTTGATCCAACTTCTGTTTGGTTAGTAAATAACACGAAAAAGAGTATTGTAACTTTAATTACCTGTGCTGATGGCGGGGTAAATCGTTGGGCAGTGCGAGGAAAGTTAATCAAAACAGAAAACGCAACTAAAGAAAAATTGCAAACTTTTAAATTAAAGTAG
- the recJ gene encoding single-stranded-DNA-specific exonuclease RecJ — MKWKQRQAPEMPEELVSEYSLTPLQAKLLANREINTAEKLDFWLKATEENFADPFLMHDMDKAVQRINQAIDSGEKITVYGDYDADGITATAIMVEVLEILGADVHYFIPNRFKDGYGPNMKRYEDIVADGTKLIITVDNGVTGVDEIAYAKSKGVDTILTDHHTFQEKVPEPYALVHCNYPNQKYPFDDYCGAGVAYTIARALMGDSMRELLDLALVGTIGDMVRVDGEGHLLTKKGLEVLNQTERPGLRALIKNAGLKLGTVTDEDIGFAIAPRLNAVGRLADASLAVALLLSDDETEAQKLADKLEDLNQERKDLTQEVYQKALAQVKKHGWQNKSTLVIYDPDFHEGVLGLVANKVVQTLHKPTIILTRDESGELKGSGRAEAGFNLFDALSPTKEEILTKFGGHDFACGLSLKEENLELLRQKFEESFTGGKIEATKEYDFELPLDEINLETIQQIQELGPYGTANPAPIFSMTAPKISNFRKIGADKSHVSFTSQLPTGKIKTLGFSKGYLNEGLLPFIHKLYVKVSTNEFRNKVNLQAMIEGIDYDSPLVTLNKSNSIIDLRQDSYIMGFADKYLLFNAKNKDWAVKNLGIAPEKVILSKDYHESDEKIVLLDTPASKVALEKVLQQNYQEIYLRFLTDALTLSRLPSRQEFGKVWQYVAAHTGLSLEDYQKVTGYLGMNYASILFILRVFFDLGLIKYEEDKIVPITDSVKKSLTQSRYYQSVAQGIKFTKQLHSLPSQQLITYIDNYKNSLK, encoded by the coding sequence ATGAAATGGAAGCAGCGTCAAGCACCGGAAATGCCAGAAGAATTGGTCAGTGAGTATTCTTTAACCCCATTACAGGCTAAGTTACTTGCTAATCGAGAAATTAATACCGCAGAAAAATTAGATTTTTGGTTAAAGGCAACTGAAGAAAATTTTGCGGATCCATTTTTAATGCATGACATGGATAAGGCAGTTCAAAGAATTAACCAAGCTATTGATAGTGGTGAAAAAATTACCGTTTACGGGGATTATGATGCTGACGGTATCACAGCAACAGCAATTATGGTCGAGGTCTTAGAAATTTTAGGAGCAGACGTCCATTATTTTATTCCAAATCGTTTCAAAGATGGCTATGGTCCAAATATGAAACGTTATGAAGACATAGTAGCAGATGGAACAAAATTAATCATTACAGTAGATAATGGGGTAACTGGGGTTGATGAAATCGCTTATGCAAAAAGCAAAGGAGTAGATACAATTTTAACGGACCACCATACTTTCCAAGAAAAAGTGCCTGAACCTTATGCCTTAGTGCATTGTAATTATCCAAATCAGAAGTATCCTTTTGATGATTACTGTGGCGCAGGAGTTGCTTACACAATTGCTAGGGCTTTAATGGGCGATAGTATGCGTGAATTACTTGACCTCGCTTTAGTTGGAACAATTGGAGATATGGTAAGAGTTGATGGAGAAGGCCATCTTTTAACAAAAAAGGGTCTGGAAGTCTTAAATCAAACGGAACGACCTGGGCTGCGAGCATTAATTAAAAATGCCGGTTTAAAATTAGGTACGGTGACGGATGAAGATATTGGTTTTGCAATTGCACCCCGCCTTAATGCAGTTGGTAGATTAGCTGATGCTTCATTAGCAGTAGCTTTACTGTTAAGTGATGATGAGACTGAGGCGCAAAAATTAGCTGATAAACTAGAAGATTTAAATCAGGAAAGAAAAGATTTAACCCAAGAAGTTTATCAAAAAGCTCTAGCACAAGTAAAAAAACATGGTTGGCAGAATAAATCGACTTTAGTTATCTATGATCCTGATTTTCATGAAGGAGTTTTAGGATTAGTTGCGAATAAAGTAGTACAAACTCTTCATAAACCAACTATTATTTTGACTAGGGATGAAAGTGGCGAGCTAAAAGGTTCAGGAAGAGCGGAAGCAGGTTTTAATTTATTCGATGCTTTAAGTCCAACTAAGGAGGAAATTCTCACAAAGTTTGGTGGACATGATTTTGCTTGTGGGCTTTCATTAAAAGAAGAAAATCTAGAACTTTTGCGCCAGAAGTTTGAAGAAAGTTTTACTGGTGGAAAAATTGAAGCAACCAAGGAATATGACTTTGAATTACCACTTGATGAGATTAATTTAGAAACTATCCAACAAATTCAGGAATTAGGCCCTTATGGCACAGCTAATCCAGCCCCTATTTTTAGTATGACAGCACCGAAAATTAGTAATTTTAGAAAAATTGGGGCTGATAAAAGCCATGTGAGTTTTACTAGCCAATTGCCAACAGGTAAGATTAAAACCTTAGGTTTTAGCAAGGGATATTTGAATGAAGGTTTGTTGCCTTTTATTCATAAGTTATATGTTAAAGTTAGTACAAATGAATTTCGCAATAAGGTAAATCTGCAAGCCATGATTGAAGGAATTGATTATGATTCTCCTTTAGTAACGTTGAACAAATCGAATTCAATAATTGATTTGCGACAAGATTCATACATTATGGGATTTGCGGACAAATATTTGCTTTTTAATGCCAAAAATAAAGATTGGGCGGTTAAAAACTTGGGTATTGCTCCTGAAAAAGTAATTTTGTCAAAAGATTATCATGAAAGTGACGAAAAGATTGTTCTTTTAGATACTCCAGCAAGTAAAGTTGCTTTAGAGAAAGTGTTGCAACAAAATTACCAAGAAATATATTTGAGATTTTTAACTGATGCTCTTACTTTATCAAGATTACCTAGTCGCCAAGAATTTGGAAAAGTATGGCAGTATGTAGCAGCTCATACTGGGTTAAGTTTAGAGGACTATCAAAAGGTAACTGGATATTTGGGGATGAATTATGCAAGCATTTTATTTATCTTGAGGGTCTTCTTTGACTTAGGACTAATTAAATATGAAGAAGATAAAATCGTCCCAATAACTGATTCTGTTAAAAAATCCCTCACTCAATCTCGTTACTATCAAAGTGTCGCTCAAGGAATTAAATTTACAAAGCAGCTGCATAGTTTGCCTAGTCAACAATTAATAACTTATATTGATAACTATAAAAATTCTTTGAAATAG
- a CDS encoding adenine phosphoribosyltransferase, which translates to MAIDFSKYIASVEDFPNKGIIFRDMTPILQNGELYRAATHELAEYAKSRGADVIVGPEARGFIVGCPVATELGVGFVPARKPHKLPREVERASYDLEYGSNSLEIHKDAIKPGQKVVVCDDLMATAGTLHATKELVERLGGEVVGAAFYIELMNLKGREKFPDTDIFSLVKYDDNVMR; encoded by the coding sequence ATGGCAATTGATTTCAGTAAATATATTGCAAGTGTAGAAGATTTTCCAAATAAGGGTATTATCTTTCGTGATATGACCCCAATTTTACAAAATGGGGAACTGTATCGTGCAGCAACTCACGAATTAGCTGAATATGCTAAGAGTCGTGGAGCAGATGTAATTGTTGGGCCAGAAGCAAGAGGATTTATTGTTGGTTGCCCAGTAGCAACTGAGCTTGGAGTAGGTTTTGTTCCAGCTCGTAAACCTCATAAGTTACCTCGTGAAGTAGAAAGAGCTTCATATGATTTAGAATATGGCTCAAATTCATTGGAAATTCATAAAGATGCAATTAAACCAGGTCAAAAAGTAGTGGTATGTGATGATTTAATGGCTACTGCTGGTACCTTGCATGCTACTAAAGAATTGGTAGAACGACTTGGTGGTGAAGTAGTGGGAGCAGCTTTTTATATTGAGTTAATGAATTTAAAGGGCCGTGAAAAGTTCCCAGATACTGATATTTTTTCATTGGTAAAATACGATGACAATGTAATGAGATAG
- a CDS encoding tyrosine-type recombinase/integrase, with protein sequence MTPHGFRHILATLLYEGNSSIRPKDVQYMLGHKSVNTALEFYTHITKKQKENLSDSLDNLDL encoded by the coding sequence ATCACTCCCCATGGCTTTCGTCATATCCTAGCCACTCTTCTTTATGAAGGTAACTCAAGTATTAGACCTAAAGATGTGCAGTATATGCTCGGGCATAAGTCTGTAAATACAGCTTTAGAATTTTATACCCATATAACCAAAAAACAAAAAGAAAATCTTTCGGATTCACTTGATAATTTAGATCTATAG
- a CDS encoding tyrosine-type recombinase/integrase → MPKIMISKNMFFMILANAGTRRGEALALTWKDIDFKHNQIFLTKTVALSLSKSPVINPIKNGLSHTVPMSKSLKSTLLEYKEIQKSLGDTNSLLFHTRIPVAGRKPENQFLVRTQAAEDWIHEIYDFSDKQVKHWNAEHPDNKKSH, encoded by the coding sequence ATGCCAAAAATTATGATTTCAAAAAATATGTTTTTTATGATTTTGGCTAATGCTGGCACTAGGCGTGGAGAAGCCTTAGCTTTAACTTGGAAAGACATAGACTTTAAGCATAACCAGATTTTTCTAACAAAAACTGTGGCTTTATCCCTTAGCAAATCACCCGTCATCAATCCAATAAAAAACGGGTTATCTCATACAGTCCCTATGTCTAAAAGCCTCAAAAGTACTCTACTAGAGTACAAAGAAATTCAAAAATCGCTTGGAGACACTAACTCTTTGCTATTTCACACTAGAATACCTGTAGCTGGTAGAAAACCTGAAAACCAATTCCTAGTTAGAACTCAAGCAGCAGAAGATTGGATACATGAAATATATGATTTTAGTGACAAGCAAGTTAAGCACTGGAATGCTGAACACCCAGATAATAAAAAAAGCCATTAA
- a CDS encoding AbrB/MazE/SpoVT family DNA-binding domain-containing protein, with protein MQTTHLNSWGNSQAVRIPKSILEEAKVDRNETFNIKVDKNKNIILEKKKKPQTIEELFEGFDYKKYWADWEKENPGKSVEYDWGNPEGRELL; from the coding sequence ATGCAAACTACTCATTTAAATTCTTGGGGGAATTCACAAGCTGTAAGGATCCCCAAGAGTATCTTAGAAGAAGCAAAAGTAGACCGTAATGAAACTTTTAATATAAAAGTTGATAAAAATAAAAATATAATTTTAGAAAAGAAAAAAAAGCCTCAAACAATCGAAGAATTATTTGAGGGATTTGATTATAAAAAGTATTGGGCTGATTGGGAAAAAGAAAATCCTGGCAAATCAGTTGAGTACGATTGGGGTAATCCTGAAGGAAGGGAGCTATTGTAA
- a CDS encoding type II toxin-antitoxin system PemK/MazF family toxin — protein MDYLKKGDLLYVNLNPVRGHEQAGMRPVMIVSNNGFNKMCNGMYKVVPITSKVKKFPLNVDLPDDLPVHGQLLLSQEKAIDLKARAHKKIGSAPVAFVKEVDDLIALTY, from the coding sequence GTGGACTATTTAAAAAAGGGAGATTTACTTTATGTGAACTTAAATCCCGTACGAGGACATGAACAGGCAGGAATGAGGCCTGTTATGATAGTGTCAAACAATGGATTTAATAAGATGTGTAATGGAATGTACAAGGTTGTTCCTATTACATCAAAAGTTAAGAAGTTTCCCCTAAATGTAGATCTACCAGATGATTTGCCGGTGCATGGTCAATTACTTCTATCGCAAGAAAAAGCCATAGATTTAAAGGCGAGAGCACATAAAAAAATAGGTAGTGCTCCCGTCGCATTCGTAAAAGAAGTTGATGATTTAATTGCACTTACCTATTAG
- a CDS encoding IS3 family transposase: protein MTKLSKQDKIDIYNNWKYYGKSSLQLGKEYGITSDSLRYLFKLIDKYGLEILDKPYTFYSIEFKEKAIRRVLSGDETMSQISLDLGLRSRAMLYNWVRKYKENGYNVINHKKGRRSNAEQRQTDSRTSKANQGPQTKEFRAYCRERIYKKIRCLSGTKNQKPKAQEIVSAVTQLRQELHVTVSFVLKVINSKPDLPHLSRSNYYYVQGHDDKDRKNQNIMERIKEVYEEHKHRYGYRRITAQLQREGLKINHKKVKRLMTKMHLYGIAIRRKHKYSSYRGTVGKIKSNLIKRNFKSVIPNKKWYSDVTEFHLNGEKLYLSPIMDGCTQEIVSYTLSRHPVLKQVMDMLKLAYKKYPALNGLVFHTDQGWQYQHPLFQSWLKNHGITQSMSRKGNSLDDGMMEGFFGILKREMFYGFENNFSNLDELEEAIKEYIEYYNTKRIKTVLKNRTPIEYRNAIMNQS from the coding sequence ATGACTAAACTGTCTAAACAAGATAAAATTGATATTTATAATAATTGGAAATATTACGGTAAATCTTCTCTTCAATTAGGAAAAGAATATGGAATTACCTCTGATAGTCTTAGATACTTATTTAAATTAATCGATAAATATGGATTAGAAATCCTAGATAAGCCCTATACTTTTTATTCAATAGAATTTAAAGAAAAGGCAATTAGAAGGGTTCTTTCAGGAGACGAAACTATGTCCCAAATATCATTAGATCTTGGTTTACGTAGTAGGGCCATGCTTTACAATTGGGTTCGCAAATACAAAGAAAATGGGTATAATGTCATTAATCATAAGAAAGGTAGAAGATCTAATGCAGAACAAAGACAAACAGATTCAAGAACTTCAAAAGCAAATCAAGGACCTCAAACAAAAGAATTTAGAGCTTACTGTCGAGAACGAATTTATAAAAAAATTAGATGCCTTAGTGGCACAAAGAATCAGAAACCAAAAGCACAAGAAATAGTTTCTGCAGTCACACAGCTAAGGCAAGAACTTCATGTGACTGTGAGTTTTGTGCTTAAAGTGATCAATTCTAAACCTGACCTTCCTCACCTATCTAGGAGTAATTATTACTATGTTCAAGGACATGATGATAAAGATAGGAAAAACCAAAATATCATGGAAAGGATCAAAGAAGTATATGAAGAGCACAAACATCGCTACGGTTATAGAAGAATTACTGCACAACTTCAACGTGAAGGACTTAAAATCAATCATAAGAAAGTAAAACGTCTAATGACTAAAATGCACTTATATGGCATTGCCATTAGACGTAAGCATAAATATTCAAGCTATCGTGGAACTGTAGGTAAGATCAAAAGTAACTTGATTAAACGTAATTTCAAGTCTGTAATTCCAAATAAAAAGTGGTATTCAGATGTGACGGAATTTCATTTGAATGGTGAAAAGCTTTATCTATCCCCAATTATGGACGGTTGCACACAAGAGATTGTCTCTTATACTCTAAGTCGTCATCCTGTTTTAAAGCAAGTAATGGATATGTTAAAGCTGGCCTATAAAAAGTATCCGGCCCTTAATGGTTTAGTATTTCATACTGATCAAGGCTGGCAATATCAACATCCTCTCTTTCAATCATGGCTTAAAAATCATGGCATAACCCAAAGTATGTCACGTAAAGGTAATTCTTTAGATGATGGCATGATGGAGGGTTTCTTTGGCATACTTAAAAGAGAAATGTTTTATGGATTCGAAAATAATTTTAGTAATTTAGATGAGTTAGAAGAAGCCATCAAAGAATATATTGAATATTACAATACTAAACGAATTAAAACTGTACTAAAAAATCGCACACCGATTGAATATCGGAATGCGATTATGAATCAAAGCTAA